acatacatacacacatacacacacatatacatacatacatacatacacacaaacacacacacacacacacacatacccatacacacatgcacatgcaagcatacacacacacaagaaagagCAGTCTCAATAACAGATCTATAACAAAGCAAGTCACCACCTATGCTCGTATCACATGTGGGGTATCATCTgtgatattttgtatttttatttgtggGTTTACCATTTACCAACCGAATGTGCACAGTACATCAGGTCATAGAAATTGAACACAATTTCTCAGATATAACCAAACCCATTAGGATCACTGGTGTCTGAAGCTCTCATAAAGACCTAATCCTTATCTCTGGACATGATACAAGTATTGAAAGTGATACCTTAGGATGCATGCTTCGCTGTCCTCAATCTCCCAAATCCAATTACCAAATGATGACACCTTAGGGCTTTGCTTTGCTGCTACTGACATACGATCCCAAACAGCAGACTACGTTTTAAACATCTAATTGAAGTCAGAGTTAAAGTGAACTTGTAATGAACAGTAATTAATACACAATCCATCTTGCAGTGTAAATCAGAAACATGCAGGATATAGAAGTTGGATGAAACTTGAAGTTCAAAGCAGAAAGAGgtgtaacacagcacacagagctcCAACCTACCTCAGTCTCCTTGTcccagggagaaagacagacgaCCGAAGAAAGAGAACACAACGCTTTGTTAAAATCCAATACGGAGTCAGATGTCCTTATTGGCTGCTTCTTGGACTCCTCAGCATCCTCTCCATGTGGTATTTGTCGACTGTAGGATAAACGTATCAACTTATCATCTctgatgtgtgtctgagggagACGTCCATGCAGGGCTGGTTCTGCTGGCTACTCTGCAGGGCAGGGGACGTGGTGTGTTGAAAAGGTGGGAGGATCAGGTCTGGAACTTACTCTGCATTTAAAATCCTACTTGATTGTTCATTAGCTCACAGGGATTATGCTTCTGTGGTATGAGGGAAAACGACCTGTCAGGGGCTATTAGTGTAAATCTGTTACTAGGATGATTACTGGCGAAGAGGTCTTTGGAAACTGAGACcaaactcttctctctctttatttctccctctccctcccatcattGACATGCATCGCATCATGCATTTACAACAATCAGTTCCCATTCTTGATCTAACAAAGCGGGTGCAGGGGCATCGTTATACTGACACTTGCAGGGTATAAGCAGTTCATCTGGCATAGCTAAAGGCTGAACAACATGAATAATGTGAGCCCGGCCACGTGCAAACATCTTTTAAACATGTTATTCTTATTATAGTTGTTTCATGGTGTCGTTGGGctacatgtgtgtttggatgtgtgctGTTTGAACCTACCTGTAGGCTTCAAGTGGCTGGTCCACTTACCTACATGAACAAAACTGGAATAGCAGCTTTGACTGGCAGTCATAGGAATGACGCGAGCAGATCAGAAGAACCAGCAGGATTATCTGGATGTCTGAGAACATGACACAGAAACAAGGATTGAGATCTTCACAAAACcaggtcaggggggtgggggggaaaggggtaagggggagagggggaagtgaTTGATTAACACATTTGATCTATGGAGTTAAatgatcaagagagagagagagagaggagagagagagaggagagagagagagagagagagagagagagagagagagagagagagagagagagagagagagagagagagagagaaagagagaacgagagaaagagagagagagacggcaggcatggagagacagacagagattaagagagagaaatagagacagggATTTCACAGAGCAAGGGTGGAGGAAGTGAAACAGGAGAGTCTCCCATTACCGTGCTCTGGAAAATCTTGACATGCAATTTATCAGTACAGTAACAACTCTTACTTATGAACATATTTTAGTAACAAATATGTACATTACATAACACAGTTTGAATTTAAAAAGGCTCACATGGTATATACTGGGATGTTTGAAAGTGAAGTATGTGTATGTGCAAATGAAGATAGCagaacaccagtgtgtgtgtatgtggaacaACAGCACACTGAACCACAGACACTGTAGCTCATAGACATGTCTCTCCCAGTGTGATTACCGTACCTGCTGGGCTTTGAGCTCCGTATCCTATTTAGATGGGTTGAAAACAGCTAACATGTGACCGGACCCTTAATCCAGCTCAGTGACCCACCAGCACCTTTCTAGCTCTCGGACCAAGAGGCCATGCAACCTCCACCtcctaaccctctctcctccaccctctctcctccaccttctcctcgccAACCTCCTGGATAAACAGGCCAGGAAGCACCTCTCCTCCAGCATCCCTCTTTCCACCTCCCAGCAGACCTGGCTGCCTCCACCTccaaaccctctctcctccaccctctctcttccagtctctctcccctgccctctctcctccaccctctctcttccagtctctctcccctgccctctctcctccaccctctctcttccagtctctctcccctgccctctctcctccaccctctctcttccagtctctctcccctgccctctctcctccaccctctctcttccagtctctctcccctgccctctctcctccaccctctctcttccagtctctctcccctgcccctttcttctccaccctctctcctccacctgaaaaCATGCCTGTAGCAGGAAGTGGTGGCCTTACAGAAGCTATGTGACGGAACCCTGTGAAAGCAATGCATTATGTTTATTAGCTGAGCTCTGAAGATAATTCACAGTCACTGTAAAATGAAGGGTAAAGATACATTCTACGTTTGTAATGTGATTTACTACTATGTACTCATGTAGCAGCTTCCATCCAAAGTGACAGACAATACAGGAGGGTACCCACTACCCACACCTCTCCAACTACAGAAGCATTTCTTTTACCTCTGGATTTACCCAGCTTGGGAAATATTTTAAGCGCTATGAAGACTTAAAAGACTAAAAGGTCTGACGTTTAGAGAAAGTGAAGTTATAATTTAATCAGAGAAAGCTTCTTACAGTAGATGAGCTTCTGGGTCACACAGATGGACACCCTGTCAGAAATGACCATCATCAGGTACAACTCTGAACCATGAGCACACAACCCTGCACAGTTGATGAGCCTGGTGATCTCAGGCAGCTCAATGCATCAAAGTCCCTCCAAGCTAATTAAACACTGTGTAGTGAAATAACACCGGAAGGCAGTTCGCtacaggctgggggagggggggggtttaatTTGTGATATCTTGATCTACAGTACTGTAGATACTGTACAGCAGAGTATGCTCTACCAATAAGCTACGCCCATAGCCATGTTTAATGTTGACCCTGCCTCTCAAACTCGTCTGCATCGTAGGGACTGTGGGGACACATGTGCAGGCTGTAACCACTGTGAGTGTATTTGACCTTCCACACTTTCCCAGCGCAGAAAGGAACTGCATCTGAAATGTGGCCCGGGTCTGGAAATTGCCCATAAAGAAGTGAAACCTGTTCTTCATTTTGTAGTTGGGAAAGTTTTATTTGGCATGGAGGCGTGTTCCATGACTGTACCCTGCAGGGCGCCCTCTAGTGGTGAGACATCAAAGCTGCGCGCAGTCAGGTCCCACTGTGTGGGGTGGGCCCTGGCGTCATGCCAGGTGGACATAAGCTTTGTGAGGGGGTCTAAAGAGTAATGGGGCCAGAGACACATGCTCTTGACCATTTTTGAGCATGATTACAGTAAACCTAAATTTCTATTTAATTTGGtgttaattggtcatcaatatTCAAATTAAGAGTACACTGAGTGTTTCCTTGGCAACAACGTGGATCCAGACACAATTGTGACCCactggaactacaacacacacagtccagataCAGTTACGAGAACAACACTGTGGAGGTCTCCAGATGTTTATTGGTCAGTAGATGTTTTAGCGAGCTGTGGAGGTGTGCGGTGTGGAGGCCTCAGAGACACTGGTCCTGAGAGAGTGTACTCTGACATCAAGGATCGGAGTGAACCGCCTTCTCCTCCACATCTTAGGAAGAGAGCACAGGCACACAAGACGCTTGTAACCACTTGATGACTTGATCAATAGTAATACATGTCATATCAATATAATCTATTCGTTTGAACCTGAATATAATATATCATACCTGTTTGGTTGCTTGTCTGTACTGTACACTCCGCACCACTGGGGGAGCTGCAGCAGTCAATACAGGGGCACATGGCTGGGACTGTGTCATCAGTAGCATCGTCCTTGTCCCTCGCTTCCTCGTCTCTGGCCACGGACCTGAGGGCCAACAACACCCGCCTGTTCTCCCTGCGGTGTGCTTTCCTCAGCTTCTCAAAGCTGGGgctgtttgtgggggggggaggcgagggggacaCAGGTGATGACAGACtggaagacaggagggaggggggtgggggcgacaAGGAGGTGGACAGGGGGTACGGAGAGGGAGGCGacaaagagggagggggcgacAGAGAGGAATATAAAAGGTAGGGAGAgcaaggcaggggggagggagggggtgacaggGAGCAGGTACgataggagagaagggaggaaggggaggaaaggggagaggtaCCTGCAGAGGTATGTAAGCATGGACTATTTAAAACCACAAATAAAACAAGCTATATTGATGTATGAACGTATATTGAGGTTGGCTGAATATTCAGTTCATAGGTATTTGCTCACCACTGTAGTCTCTGCCACCTGGTGCTCCTTCATCTTGGACTTTGGTACGTTTCTGGCCTTCCTGTTTGGACTGatacctcctcctgtctcctatcCTATCACAGGCTGGTGACTTGGGTGGATATGAACTGAAACTAAACATGTAATATGGAAGTTACATGTTTGGAATACGTCACAATGAATGGGTTTCATTTCCCCTTGGTGGACATTAACAAGGgctgtcagggttagggtttcaGGGTCAGTGGTCAGGGTTAGAGTGTTTGGGTCTTACTTGCTCTCCTGCCTCGGTGGCGAGGCCACAGgcccagggtcagaggtcaagctgGGACTGGTCTCTGCATCATCAGTGAGGGACAGTGACTGCCTAGAggagcaggaaacaggaagtaaacacaGGAATTTACACCTCAGACGATGTACGCAAAAATACCAGAGGACCAAAGTACCAGaggaagtgagacagagaggagaaccaGACTACTATAGATCACTACTATAATAGAAGCCTGCACATCAAACTAGGGTTGGGTATAGCTCAATGGTATAGCATTCAACTGCAGTTCAAGTCGCCGGTTCAAATCCCACTTGTGTGTGACTTTGCGCTTGTTTCATAAATGCATTATTTGAGCAGGAAAGGGTGCAGTACCATGCCACACCAGCAGGACAGCTGTCATCCACTTGAATCCAGGGGCTGTTCCCGCTGTAGGGCTGTTGAGTGGCCAGGATACTCATCTCATTCCAGCTCTGgctctttctcttcctgagaCAGTGTTTCATTAAAGAAGACACATTCACATTTTACATTCTTAAAGAGTAACTTGACACCAAAACCTAAGGCTGAAACTGGGGGAGTATACAGTTACACCCTGTAAATATAAATGCAACAATGTAACATATTATGGTCTGCCCTCATACCTCTtgctgacacacagacatgtctgCTCCTCCCACGCGTTGGAAGCAGGCCAATCCAGCATGGTGAGGCTGCATCTGAGGAACCACAACAAGCAAGCTAGCAGGACACACGTGCAATTGTGTAGTCCATTTGGCCACCCCATTAAAGATGTTCTGGCTATGCCACTGCACGTGAGGGGACAGGGTCCTGATCTAGATGTGTTGACAGTGGCACTGTCACATCTTACTCTTTTGATACTCCTATCATGGTTGTGTTACTCACAGGTGAGATCCAGTTTTGGGAACGTTGAGCCAGGAATGACAGCTCGTGGCCAAAATGTTGGACTCATCCCATCGCTGTCTTTGTCTGCGGAACCAAGACCGAAACAAACAAGggattcagtaaaaaaaaaaaaacataactaaGAAAAATCTAGTTGACATTATTTCAAGGTAAGTCTGACCTCAATTTCGTGCTATTAGAATCGGCGCGATCCTCCGCCGCGGCACAGCTTGCGCTGGTCTTCAGGATGCCTCTGGGCGGCTTGCCCGACCCCGGGCCAGCGCGGCCCTGCCGGGGGTCAAGAGGTCCTGGTGATCGCTGGTCATGCAGGGGGCACTCAGGACCGTGGATCGACGAGTCTATATCATAGGATTTAACTTTCTTCAGAATACTTTTCAGTGGTTTCGAGGATCCAGCTCCCGAGTCTGTCATGATGCATGATACCTGGAGACACAGAGTTCAGGGGCATCATTCAGAACTACATGGCTCGATTGTCAGTTTAATTATTAGTATTTAGCAGTaaaggcgtctgctaaattacaatATGATTACAGTAAGGGGGACATGGTGGCATACCTTCTTCCTCTGTGAGTGGAATTTCACTCGGCTGATCCTAGAAAGATAAAGCAAACTTGCCACAACAATTAATGACGTAATTATGCGAAACATGACGCGATAAAGAAAAAGTCGGAAGTCGGAAACACATGCCTTTTCGCCAGCTGAGTAGCCTACTCAGCATTATTCTAATCTAGTTAAAGCAAAAACTTGGGGACTTGATCATTTTTGTTCACCCAATGTTGCAGTTGCAATTATGTCCACTAGAGGTCAACACCTCTTGATCCTATGAGAAATCATCCTCATGTTGTCACTGTTTACTTCCGCCTCTAAGTAACATCCATAGATGAAGTACTCTGTAGTGTGTCCGACTTTCTCGTTGAGTTCTCAAGCTATGCTGCTTGCCGATATATTATAACCCTGACTGCAAAGTCGTTGACCAAATTGTATTCGTTTCTTTCCGTAGTATGCAAAATCATTCAAATAACGCGATAGAGTGTCACCCATTGTTTGGAGGCGCGTTGTCAGCTACTATCCCACGCGATGCCAAAGATATAAGGTAAGTGAATGACGGATTGCATCGTTCACGATATAACTGTAACTGCAAAGTTTACAGGTGACACTGTTGAGGAAAACAGCTATGTACATTTAGGTCAAATACTCTAGAGTCTAGACTAACGTACTTAGAAGTTTCTATGGATAAAAACGATGAATAACCTGAGATGTGAATGTACacatcacctccccccccccccccccccttcctccaacatccctcccttctctgtgcAGTGAGCTGAGGGAGATCCCAGACAACCAGGAAGTGTTTGCCCACGAGCACACGGACCAGAGCATCATCGTGGAGCTGCTGGAGTTCCAGAGTCACGTGGAGAACGAGGATGCGGCTAGgtgagctaaccctaaccctgggagGTGTTGACTCCACAAACAACACCGACAACataaaaatcaaatcaaaatgtatttgtatagccctttttacaagcaatgtcacagagagcttcacatacgcccatagaacatCTTGTCACCTATGAAACATGGCCATCGGATCCTGTAGGTATCACTTTGAGGATGTAGCCGGCAGCAACAAGGCAGTAGGCCCAGGGACGTCAGAGGTGAAGACGGTCCAGGCCCTGCCCAAACCTGAGCTCTCCATGCAGGAGTGTGGCTCTGCCTGGCTGCTGACTGGAACCCAGGCCGTGTCCAAGTTCAACGAGGAGGTACCTATGTGTGTCTCAAACATCACTACGTTCTATTACAGCTACTGGCTTCGATAACCCTTCATCCAGGTGCTTTCTGATTGCTTGATACAGTCTTGTTTCATTTTTGTCTGCAGGCGAAAAATATTATAAGCATTCATCTTGGTCTGTTCCGGCTACCCCAGTTCTCCACAGATATCCTTGTCACCTTCAACAACCCCCTCACCATCAGGTATGCATGTGTTTCACCATATTTAAAACACACTCTTGCTTCGTTTTACTTAACAATGATTCAAAGTAGCCTCCAAACAGATAATTATGTAGGCTAACCCGGCTaaaaatgttttaatgtaaaaacGTCCGACCTCTTGATggccacaatgactcttgcttagagacttgttgctcttgtggttagtggtaactgatttacattttttgtactcgctgtgatatattgttttattattgttgcttgtacacttgcacttatagcggttcacgttgttttaattgtaacttgtttaactacatgctcttatggttcttccctttggcacttactttggttgttcacaatgtgtgcttcggttttggctactcgcaatgtttttgttatcagtaacctatgcactttgtaaagctctctcttggaagtcgctttggataaaagcatcttctaaatgaatacatgtaaatctgCTGTCGAATGCTCTGCTGTTGAGCTACACCCTAAaatatcctccctcctctcctgtcttctgttGCAGCCACAACAGCAGCAGTGCAGCAGGGGCCAGCAACCTGCCCACACATTCCTGGACTATACAAGACTTTGAGAGCTTGCTACAGTCTCTGAAACTACACAACCCAGGAGTGTTTGGGTAGAAGACAGGCTTGCATGATGACATTTCACTCAACAAAGCAAAACCCTGCCAAGCACGTTTCAAACTACAGGTTTGGCTCTCTGGTTGACTGAAGGTTTTTGATTAATACTATGAACTGACAACCTTGGAATGCTACTTCAGATAACATTATGTTTCTCTTGATGTTATACCAGTGTTCATCTTTGTCTTGGCTTCTGTCATGAACTGTAATGTAAAAAATGGGAACATTTCTTGAATGCAAATAGTTTTGACCATCTGATGTGCCGGTTCAATACAATTTCCTCTCaactcgtacatttcatttgcatATTCCTTTTTGATTTGCGGAAAACTTAACTCATGCCATGGAGGCATAGACAAACATATTTTGAAGCACattattgttacatttacaaAACAATCACAAGGAACTCGTTTTTGTTCGGTTAGATTTTATTTTTAGCTCCCGTGAGGTTAGGTGGCATTGCATATATTCATTTGTAACAAAAATAACCATAATGTTATGTTACATTCATCTCAATACTTAATTTCCCAGGTGCAAAGTTGCATAAACAGTAACATGTTTCAGTAACGTTATTAATGATTGAGGTATTATCAGTCCTACCAATGATCTCTTAATAGAAACAGTAATTACTGCCAGTATTGTCACAAATAAGTATACCTATTTTATTTTTGACAATCCATGGCactaacacaaaaac
This window of the Osmerus mordax isolate fOsmMor3 chromosome 19, fOsmMor3.pri, whole genome shotgun sequence genome carries:
- the LOC136963583 gene encoding uncharacterized protein translates to MTDSGAGSSKPLKSILKKVKSYDIDSSIHGPECPLHDQRSPGPLDPRQGRAGPGSGKPPRGILKTSASCAAAEDRADSNSTKLRQRQRWDESNILATSCHSWLNVPKTGSHLCSLTMLDWPASNAWEEQTCLCVSKRKRKSQSWNEMSILATQQPYSGNSPWIQVDDSCPAGVAWQSLSLTDDAETSPSLTSDPGPVASPPRQESNFSSYPPKSPACDRIGDRRRYQSKQEGQKRTKVQDEGAPGGRDYSGTSPLSSPSSLLSYRTCSLSPPPSPLPCSPYLLYSSLSPPPSLSPPSPYPLSTSLSPPPPSLLSSTPALRS
- the rangrf gene encoding ran guanine nucleotide release factor, encoding MQNHSNNAIECHPLFGGALSATIPRDAKDISELREIPDNQEVFAHEHTDQSIIVELLEFQSHVENEDAARYHFEDVAGSNKAVGPGTSEVKTVQALPKPELSMQECGSAWLLTGTQAVSKFNEEAKNIISIHLGLFRLPQFSTDILVTFNNPLTISHNSSSAAGASNLPTHSWTIQDFESLLQSLKLHNPGVFG